In the Populus nigra chromosome 2, ddPopNigr1.1, whole genome shotgun sequence genome, ttttattttaaggagAAGGAAATAGATTGAGGTTCGTTCGTGGTTTCTACAGTAAGATGATACCATTCATGCGCTTGATTTTCTGTTTAtcactatattgttttttaaagatgatACCATTCTCATTATATTACAAttacattacaaaatatattaaaacatttaaagaatTCAATGTAGCAGTGAAATTTACGtcctcaaacatttttttttatttcaaccttTTCTACCCAATTTGATAAtcaatttgttaaaatttatcaatgatATACCAAATTCAAACAAAGAGGATcatagtataaaataaaaagaaatcacatGACCAATCTAAAGTTCAGAAAAAAGCTCATCTTCACCGTcatatacttttatttttcttacatttcagttcatgaattaaaaagagaaaagagaagattgcttgaaaataataagaacaaagaaagttattattttagtcactttttaatgaagaaactttttgtttttggtgttaATAAGTTTCAATCGACAAGAAAAGTTGATCAGAgttctattttaatattttttatttgatttatttttattttttgtggtgAGTTTATAGTGTTTCAGGGTTGTTAGATGATTTAGATAGGTGTTTATAATGTTTTGGatgaaaatagattgaaaaataaatttttaacccaaaaaacttCTTCCATTGATTTTCTATCACctgcttaagaaaaaaaaaatgcagacaACATGTTGCCCGctcttcaaaaaagaaaaagaaaaaaacaatctcttGAATGAAGAATGCCTTCTAGAGCTCTTGTAGTGCCACTATGCCTGGGCGAATTCCCGGACGTAAGTGGTTGCCATTGCCAAAGCAGGCCACCAATGTGCTCGACAGCAACCACACCCGTGGCACCTCTCATAGCCTGAATCCGCCATGGACCCCCACATAACCATTCATACTCTGGCACCAAAGCTTTATGCACACCTGTctttaatactttaattttatgGCTGACAATCTCGATGTTAAAAGTTGATGTTGATTTACCCAGATACGTCAATCTGATGCCATATAGCACACCTGATTGTTAGTTTATAGATATAACAGTTAATTATCTTGATGGCTCGACAAAGGAGAGCCTCAGAGCACAATCATAATCAAATTGGAGGCTCTAAATTGTTCAGTTACATTGACTTTGTAGCTGCCAGTCCAATCTAGAACCCTGAAAAAACACCCAATTAATAACTAGAGCACAAAGAGGCAAGGAAAATTATATGAAGTAGTTATTAGTCGAGCAAGAGGTAAGGAAAATTCAAGACGATGATGTCAGGGCCCGAAATGAATTCAACAAGTGGCACGAGAAGAGACAGATGCAGACAACCACGCAGCCTTGTGGCGTGGCAAAGGTCCGTGAGAATATGAAGCAGAAACTTGATGCGGTGGATCCATTTAAGCTCCAGACACGTTCCAtgcagtatttttatttttattttgtccttggAGTTTCTTGTCTGTTTTGTTAATTTGTATAGGCATCACGTAATTTTGTGTAAACAGGACAAATTAAAGAGAAGCGATGGTTTGGCCTGTTATGCCTTGGTTTCATGTCATTCTTCCATGGCATTGAAGTGGGGTgcgttttatttcttctttcaaaTAGTGATGGCATTTGATAGAAGACCGATTGGGTCATGAGTGGTGTTCAATTTGTGACTAATAAAGGTGTCAACACCTTCCACGTTTCCCACAATCaattgtatatttatttatatatggaATCACCTTGTTTCTTTCCGCAATTATTTGGACAAAATTAGATAGGttctcataataataataaataaataaatatacagcCGTTTAGGCAACCCAAATCGCTGGAATTTTCGGCCTGATTTATCTAATCCTGCCCTGAGATActattatatataaacttttcatgaacatagttttttttatgcacACAACTTTTTCTATGCGTAGCATACACCATTTTATATGCTAATAATACTATTCATTACTAACATTTCTACCAATGATATGCATGACACTACTCATCACTAACATTTCtatcaatgacaaaaaaattatgacaagATCCAATAACCAACAAGTCACCACAACTAAACAATGATGGCACACCAATTTCTTTACCAATAATTCGCTCTCCTTCTCTTTAAAGGAAGTCGAAGATTTGAGTGTATAAATGAACCTAGTTACCAAGCAAAACTCATATCCCATCCTTGGCTATAAAAGTCAGCCATACAAAGTCATGCTATTCTAGGCAGGCTATAGGCTATAAACTCTTTCTTTTCATACATTTTTCTttgtatatttctttttaaatacatCACAGCCCTCTTACACGTGCTGACTTAAGTATCGTAGGGTCTTCTATTTTAATAAGGATCTTGGTTTGCAAGAAAGCTCATGGACCTAAGGTCAAGCCTAGTCACACCAACAACCTAgatgcaaccaagaaaaatccAATTTTTATATGAAGTTTTTTCAACTACATTAGTGGCGATGTCTATAGGAAAATGAACATAAGCTAGTTCATTCACTTTTACCCGTCATACTTTTCTATGGCTAAAGAAATTCCAGAATGAGAGAGAGTAATCGTTCTCCCTACCATAGAAACTATAGCTCCTCTAGCTTTCCAACAACTCTTTCATTAAAAGGACAAAGAGAGAACAATATTGTTCTAGCAATACAAGAACAGCTTCGCACTCTTCCATTTTATCAATAGAAAATACAACATACAAATCTGTTACGTGcactaaaagcaaaaaaagacaACTCCGGTTTTATGAAGGAACATgacaaaataatattcaaaatatgcaCGATACTCTCACTTTAAAAAGAAGTCATTCTTGCTATGAAAAGCACTCCTCCACATATCCTAACTATAAGTGCGATTATATCTCTATCAATCATTATTTGACTAACTCGTTCGCATGCtccctgataaaaaaaaacatatgtgaTATGAGATCAACGATTGTACGACATTCTAAGAATAAACATCATTCTTACCAAGTGGGAGACTCTCTACTTTATCATATAGTGCTACACATCCATCTCTCTAAAGAATATATCGGTGCGTAGGCCAATTTGAACAAATACGATGACCTTATATATCCCAAAAAGCACAtacaaaatatcataaacattCTAGAGATGTTATGTGCAAAATTCTCTCTATAAATCTTCACGGATCTTTTAGGGTATGGTTTCATAACTTTGAACCCAACTTCATTATTAACCTTTATGATCTTTGCATCAAGCTTATCTCTCATTTCAACACTAGCATTCTAGCTAAAATGAGCACGACTAAGGTTATTGCTATCATTCAATAAGAAGATGAACACCAAAGcttatctttataaatttaacGGGGAAATGCTAAACATGGAAGATATACCTGAGCCACTTATCATTGAGACCCTAATCAATGAAGTTCATAACTACTCATTATGAAAACACTTATATACACTCCCTAACAAGACTCTTCTCAATGTAAAACAAGTAATAGAGAATCATATTCAAGTACAAGAAGCAGGTGTCACCAGACAGGGACactcttatttttaaatagcaGAATCTTAACACCACCATCAATCTCATACCAAGGCATCCTCTAAGATGAGCACCAAGGGATTAATTCATGGTTGTTTGACATTCTTTAAGCTTTTGACCCCTCCTCTTATCATTACACGTATTGAGGTGTTTATTGCCATTCAAAGAGAGGATTTCATAGGACATCCACCTTTAATAAAGAATGGAACAAACACAAGGAGTTCTAACAAGTTCTATCACTTTCACCATAAACATGGTTGTAACACTAAAGAATGTCATGCTttgaaaaataagattgaaataTTAGTGTCTAGATGACACctttaataatttatgaagaATGAGATGCAACTTGAACAAGCATGAAAAAGATTCTCATGATACGTAACTCGAGATCAAATAATTCTCAAAATTGTATCtatcttttgaaatttttaaataaaagcaataactttctttatgttttcaatGACTCTAGTGAGATGTTTATTACAATCTTCATTGTGAGATCTTCATATCTTATTTGAATTCTTAATGTCTCTAAATGtatctccataaaaaaaaatctataaaatgaGATTTACATTGAAATCCCTATAGCTCCATGAAAAAACTTCATATGGAAGATCTCCATATTTTCATTGACATCTTCATACAACATCtccttacataatatttttttatgatcacaaaacatttttcattttctatataataatattttttattagaatttcaTGAAATCTCCTCTCAtttgcacacaaaaaaaaaactctaatattaacaaaaactataaaagaCAAACATTTATTTCTTGGCATGACCACAAAGgtaaaattttcatataaacaTAGTCATAAAGGTAATAGTTATACAATAAGTATTTTTCTCTCTCACTTTTACTGATTAAAATCTTCCAAACATGATAACCCATCACCAATATTTCCATCAAATGCACAACAACTATGACATTACACAGTAACCAATGATTTATCATGGCTAGCCAATACAAGGTCATGCCACCATAGGCCATAAAAGTTTTGGATATATAAATATACTTAATCACCAATAAAAATCCAAGTACTATATTGGTCATAAAATTCATCAATACAAAGTTGTGCCATTATAGACTATAAAAATCAACCATAGAAAGCTATGTCATTTTAAACAACACAAGGTTTTGTCATTCTAAGTTACTCTAGTCCATAGACTTTTTCTCTTcgtatatttttcttataaaccaTACATCTCTTACACTTGTTGACTTAAATATATGAAGGTCTCATATTCTAATATGAGACTTGTTCTACAGAAAAGCTCATGGACTCATGATCAAGCCTAATAACACTAACCAACAAAATACAGCTATAAAGAATCCAATTTCTGcaagaagttttttttctaacttcaTTAGATTTCTTGTTAATATACTTTAACATTGTTTTGACGTGACTTCGATCTTGAATATTGTACCCAATTTGTCATAACTAGGCAAAtcgtaaaagaaaatgatatgaaGGAACTTCATATggcaataattaaaattgaagagTGTAGAAACATgtctaataaaaacaattaaagcatgtgaggaaagcattgtagccttccttacaaaacactatgaattgttaCAGTATTTCTCCAAATTGgctttttccccttcttttatGTTGCTTGAACACATGgtattctttttttcctttttcttttgtttttcttgttatgatttttttaaaaaatatttttattgattttattttttaatattggaatagttgagaatttatttttgtaatttgtttctttttattttgtctttttatgaGTTTGACATGGTTTGCAAATTTATCAAGGTAACTCAGTTTACCCCAATTTATGGGTTTgatgggtgttttttttaattaaacacaatgatttctttttatgcaaatttatcatagtatgtttttttattctcatataattaaaaaaatagttttagataaaaaccatattattaaacttttaaagtaacaaaaattgAAGGGTGTGGGAAAACCATTGTTCACCTACACCTATTGcattgtggattacaatagtaatccataatgtttttctttcttttttttctttttgaatttttttatgatttttttttcaaattgcttttgtcgatttcatcttttaaaatttgaatggtTGAGAATTTGGCTTcgtaatttgtttctttttattttgtctttatacGAGGTTAGTATGGTTTGCAAGCTTGCCAAGATAACTTAGATTGCCCTAGTTTAAAGGTTTGGTAGggtgtttttctcctttttaattgaaattgaaatctttatagtctattttttcttttcatatagttacaaaaatagttttagaaaaaaaccatattgtTAGACTTTTCTTGGatttattcctttttaattgtctatttttttcacatatagttacaaaaaaaagtcatgttattaaattttataaagttcaTGGATTTATTCATGGGTTTGGTTGGTTGACCTGGTTCGTGGGCATGACAagtttaacttttcttttaaattagtttttttcattcCATCCTTAGATATTTGGTTAATTGGAAACTTAGTTTCATAATTGGTTTTGTTTCATCTTTTGTGAGGTTATCGCGAtctcaaaaaaacatttcagtattggattgatgtttgattttgcaatcgtctatttttgttatcatatagttaaataaaaagtagttttgaaaaaaaaattataacctcAGTGGAGTTCATAACCCAATTCACATGTTTTACGTGCTAGCATGGATTATCCAATTCACAGGTTTGATAAATTTACTCATTGaccgaataattttttttgtttttggtcttttaattgttttttaattatttttttgtttcatcttttaatattaaattggttgggaaaTAGActgaataattattatttttctttttatagagaTAATTATATCgaataagtgtttatttttaggttaGTGATCAATTTTgtgaatatctatttttatcttataattaaattaaaaaaaattatcgaacCCAATAGTATTCATGACCTGGGTCATGAGGGGACCAATGTTGATATAATATGTCcttatttcactatttttttaaaaaaattaaagtctttTTAAAAGTTAAGTTATAGTTTTACTTATCATGAAAGTTTGTTTAAACttatgaaatcaattaatttaaattaagttaatttttatataatttaattcgaaactgaatagataaaaaaaattaaattaaaaaatttcaaaactaacaCTGTTAATCTCAGATTTAATAATACTGTAAAAATTTCTCCACgctattaatgatttttttatatttagaaaaacaacaGGACAACCCACGAGTGTACAGGACAATAGACCAGCGCCCACTATTTTACGATCCAATTCCCAATTAAAgcatttcaccaaaaaaaaaaaaagttaaaacatgAATCAGggaaaattaatatcattgacAAAATAAACTGAACAATGACCGATAACGACTTGGATaaagattaaataataaattttttttagaagtgtaatatttatttgtttttgtgttttaaaaatattttttattttaaattaataaatattttttatttttttgatatctgatatcaaaaataatttttaaaaaataaaaaaaattattttaatatgttttaaataaaaaaaaattaaaaaaataactgcaaTTACACttataaacatgttttaaataatttctttaaataaatgtgattttatttattttttaaaatattaaagaaattattatttaaaaaaaaaattggaaacacCAACAGTTCATCGTAGTCCGTGTAAGGGATGATTACTGCACCACCCCCGCGTTCTTAACAAGTATAGCTTCTTCTGGTGCCTTCCTTGGCCCCATTTTTGGAGGGCCCTTTCCAGAACGTTCCGGGAGGGTCCAGctccaccgttggatcagtcaTAGGGACACGTGTAGGGCAAAAAATCCAACAACACagtaaagaagtaaaaaaaaaaccactttatttatcttatttataccCCACTCTCTTCAACTAAAGCATCACCTCAGGAACCAAAAACACGAAGCCACCAGCTAAAAACAGTCAGCTTTAGTTTTTTCTCCATTTCGTCTCTCTCAAATTCTCTTTCAAACCCTTCTCTGTAACCCTCATTCACCGCCCTCTCCCGCAACCGCAACCGCAACATGGCTCCTGAGCTTGTCCAGGCTGCTTTGAAACCAGCCGGGTTCACCAAACCTGCTAGCTTACCTAGCCGGGCTTATGTAACATTCTTGGCTGGTAATGGAGATTACGTCAAAGGTGTTGTTGGGTTAGCCAAAGGATTAAGGAAAGTCAAAACGGCATACCCATTAATCGTTGCAGTTTTGCCTGACGTGCCAGAGGAACACAGGCGGATTTTAGAGTCGCAGGGTTGCATAGTCCGGGAAATTGAACCCGTTTATCCACCAGAGAACCAGACCCAGTTTGCCATGGCTTATTATGTCATCAACTACTCCAAGCTCCGTATTTGGGAGGTACGTACTTAGTTACACGTGGATTTGTCGGGTGCTTCTTTCTCACACGTGTCAATCTAGTGTGGGAGCTAGGCTTGATACTTGCCTGACTTGGGTCTCAGCTCTGACAAATTACGCggtatatttttatatggacGGAAAAGAGCTTGTTTAGTAATGACTGAATCATCTTCAAGGAGGGCAACCTCGTCGtctaatgaattttattttattatgtcttgATAATTAAATGCATCGTGCCggacatttatttatttattttctagaaaatgTGTTGAGgatgtttatattaattttgattttaattgcaTGCAGTTTGTGGAATACGGCAAGATGATATACTTGGATGGAGATATCCAGGTTTATGACAACATAGACCACTTATTTGATCTGCCTGATGGTCATTTCTATGCGGTGATGGATTGTTTCTGTGAGAAAACATGGAGCCACACTCCACAGTACAAGATCGGCTATTGCCAGCAATGCCCTGACAAGGTCAAGTGGCCTGCTGAGATGGGTCAACCACCATCTCTTTACTTCAATGCTGGTATGTTTGTATTTGAACCTAGTATCTCCACCTATCATGACCTCTTGAAGACTCTCAAGGTCACTCCGCCTACGCCATTTGCAGAGCAGGTATGGTGTTCTGGTCCgtgattttgaatttgatgttcTTATTGTGTTTAATGAAAGTTAAAGAGTTTTTCTaacaaccttttctttctttttctttttctttttcgttgACTTTTGGCAGGACTTCTTGAACATGTACTTCAAGGATATTTACAAGCCAATTCCTCTAGTATACAATCTTGTTCTTGCCATGTTATGGCGTCACCCAGAAAACGTGGAGCTTGACAGGGTCAAAGTTGTTCACTACTGTGCAGCGGTGGGTATATCACTTTTCCTTATTTTGTATcatcttcttttaatttgtggGAATGAAAATCCGTAGTTCTGTTTCTGATTTACTGATGTACATGTATCTATATATAGGGCTCAAAGCCATGGAGATACACTGGCAAAGAAGAGAACATGCAAAGGGAGGACATAAAGATGCTGGTGGAAAAATGGTGGGGCATTTACAATGATGAATCGCTGGATTACATGAAATCTGTGGCGGATGGTATTGATGCTGAGCCAGTGAACTTGCAGTCATTCATTGCAGCTCTCTCTGAAGCCGGAGCTGTTCAGTACGTCACTGCCCCATCCGCTGCTTAGAgatggaagagagagagagagagagagcaaagcAACAACCTATAGATTTAGAAATGATCAGGGTGAAAGAGAAATGTCGGAATCCTTTTACTCTTGAAATTGGGGGCGGTGATTTCTTGTCTAGAAAGGGAATAAACTTAATTTTGATCGATAGCAGTCCTTAATTATCTTCTCTCTTGGTAGTTAATTCTGTTGATAATATGTGATGAGCGTTGTATCATGACTGTATGCACAGAGGTGCGCCATTGTAAGCTACTGGAACAACGGTGAAATGAAAAATTTGCGTATGATTAATTACTGGAGCAAGAGTAGTTTAATttactcctcttttttttttcttttttaacgtTTTGCAATAGAACGCACGTGGTTTTACTGCAGCGAGTAATTCTTACTTTTCGTCTAAAATTACTGGTGCTTGCTCTGATCCAATTAAAAATCTGCTTTGGTTTTTCTTCCTCATTGCATGCAGATCTCTCTCTCACCGTTTTTTTCTAGCGAGTCCTTTCATTTATGCAATGATTGCGCGGTCAAAATGATTGGTGAGaggtgattttaattttttttaaaaaaacaaatgtatgataataaaatttatatagatttttaatatttttaatattaacacattaaaattattaaaaattatttaaaaatactattattttgatatttttatggtaaatataattttcaaaactatctaaaaataattttaaatgcaCTATCGAACAGGGGTGATCATCTTCGCTTTGAAGTTAGACCATCAAGCATCTGAAGTTATTGGTAAGTACTGGAAAAAAGCTGACTCTTCACGACGAAATTTTCTCAGGCCATGCCATTCATTTGCTGagaaaattcccaaaacaaaATCTTGTTAAAAGGTCCCCCACGAGAATCCATGTTTGCTGGAACAGGCAACTGAGTTCGCCTGATCATATCCATAATTGCACCACAATTGATGACACTTGATCTCATCATTCCCATCACCGTGTGACTCGGAACCGGGCTCAGTGAAACATATAATTGAATTAGAGGGTTGGTTAGGTTTGATTTAGTAATGTTATAGTTGTTATtatgtaaaatgttttttatttgaaaatgtattgaaatagtattattttttttatttttaaaatttatttttgatattagtatatcaaaataattaaaaaatactaaataaaaaaattgatttgaagaaatgaataaaataaaataaaataaaatattcaatttaaaaaaaaatacttctaattaaaacacaaaaataatcaaGCCCGTACAGTGAGAACTCAATTCGTATAATTCAAGGACATTGGGGTTCTACCAGATTTCTTAAAAGGcataataaatttgaaggaGAGAAGAATTATCATGTGGTGTTCAtgcaacttcattttcttaattctGTAATGTTTGTGTTTTCTTATTCATCAACTTGGatgaaaatattacaaaaatatagattaaagaATTATcccatattatattttttttataaaaaaaaaaagcgaaaGCATTTATAAGGCTAATTTAGCTAATTCCCCGTCTTTTTTTCATCTCGAATTTCTAAGAATCTAGGACCCAGTAATCACAACTCGCAAAAGCATGGTATAAGGAAGACACCAAACAACATGCACGCGTAGGAGGTAAAAGGAAGGAGAACATTCCAATGTTGGTACAAGATGAGACAATGAGGGAAGTGTCCCcggttaataaaataaatgaagacaGGAAAACACTTCACATCAAGAGTTCGTATACCAATTGTTGTGCAACATGAACCTTAAGATTACCAAACGTCACTAGCCATCATAGGCCCTTGTTATGCCTTCTGATTATTTCAACCGACTCTTCAAAATGATCTGATCCTTctgtttttatcattcaaaCACAAGATATGAAAGTGGTAGCACAAAAACTAAGGTCCAAAGACGGGATTTTGATTATGGGTGCTTCAATTTAGTAGCTTCTACAAATATGTTGGATGCAGGTTTTACTATTTAAACCAGTCATTCCGTATCAACCTCCTGTCGTCATCCCTGTCTTTCCTCCAAGCTCACCTGAAAATCATACATTAAAGAGTCCTTAGATgtatttaaatatatacatCTATGCTTTCATAGGAAAAAAGCATTGCCACTATTTGTTACAAAAGCAATGACTAACAGTATGAACACTTCATTACATCAGAAACAGCCACCACTGCGAATCAATGAATCCACATCAGAAGTTACCTAAGCTGTCTAATAATTCAGAGACCAAGCTTTATCTTCTTTCACATTTGATATGTACTTGCTACCACCATGATTGCACGAGGTATAATGTCACATAATTATGATGGTGAAGGCATGATCATAATTTCTCAACTTACATCACATGAAATGGCTAGCCAGCTTCATTCAACATAGCGAGCTTAACATCCTGGACTTACTACATGGCAATATCAGTTTTATCAAGTTATCTAGTGCAAATTGTGGCTTTCTGGTAGTTCACAAGACGAGGTTTAgatgaagctacaagttctGATGAGAAAGCATGCCAAAAATCAAACTAGGTTTTGTTTGCTATCGAGCCAACTGCCATGGTCCAACAAGCACTACTCACATTCCAATCCTATACATACTCCACGAGTAACATGGcaatagagaagaaaataagTATGGGACAACAGGAGGAAGGGAAACATCTACTGACACAGTTTCCTACCTACCACCCTAGTCCAAACTGTTATCTGTAGCTAGTGTAGTAAAGATTACTCGTAATTATTTCCGCTCAGGTGTAACATTTAATGCAGTTATAGCCACACAGAAACGACAGAACCTTTCTGCAAGCTGGAAGGTCAGTACGGAAGAATAAAATCAGCTTTTAGATAAAAGTTCATTTAATTGTTCATGTGTCCCTTGTCCTCTATTTCCCTAAGAGCAATTGTATTCATACTGGTCTAGCTTCATACCCTTAAACACGACACATAGAAAGGGCGTTGCAAATTGCCATTACCACCACAATGTTTCTCCACAACATCTCATCTATCTAAAATGCAAGACCTCACACAGGCACAAAGAATCCTGAGGCTCCCAAGAAAAGTTGTCGCTTTCATTTTCTCATTCACATTAGAATATTAGAACTCTGAAATACCTGAACTACCTAAAGCTGTAACATGCTACCAGAGATACTGAGAACTTCAGTACCTAAATCTAGTTCTTCCATTTAGCAAATGGTGCTGCTGCTGAGATATCCTCAAAACCATAGTGCGCattaagaaagaaaactatAGTGGATGATAATTAATGATCACATAAATGATAATTACTGATCACATATAGCTCGCCTGTAttccaaaatcaaacaaaaagttAATGGCAGATcatattaacatgttaaattgacacaagcaaaaaaaaaatgtaagagtATAAGATTATTGGACAATAACTCAAAGTTGCCATGACCCTCCAGAATTTAGATGTTCAAATTAGAAAACTTTAAATCATTAGCTAATTCAAAGTTATACAAACCAAATCTCAATAAAATGACTGCTTAAacttaaatttatgatataaatCTAAAGGGCGTGCCATTTTGGTTTCCCagggcaggaaaaaaaaacaaagcagagCAAAATTCTTCAAAACTTGAACCACAATTCTCTCATGTTCAATAAGGACTTAAAAATCATTCATAAAGGACCTACAAGTGATATTATAACCATTCTCAGATAGTATTGCTaccaaaacaaatcctaaaacGAAATCACATGCACaatgtgaaaataaataaatagaaacagaatctttttttaataaaccagGTCATATTATTAAGACAGAAGATGCAAAAATTATCTAATCACTCTTCTGCAACCACAAAACAAGGCAATGTCAGATCATTCTCTTTGAAGAAATGAAATCCATTGAATGTTCTAGAGAAtgaatcaaatttcaaattggataaagaagaaaaggaagcaaaACAGCTAGAAATCAGtcaatagagagagagagagagagagagtgattgTTTGTGTACATTTGCCTTGGCCCAAAACTTTGTGGACGTTTTTTCTCCCAAAATGCTGAAAAATCTTCGATTTCAGAGGCAAAAAACTGTCATTATCAGAATAAGAAGACAGATGAATCATGGCCATCAATCTTCTCTGTGATCTTCTCCGTCATTGTTTCAGACTGGTTCAAAATAATTTCGATGTGAATCAAAC is a window encoding:
- the LOC133681871 gene encoding galactinol synthase 2, coding for MAPELVQAALKPAGFTKPASLPSRAYVTFLAGNGDYVKGVVGLAKGLRKVKTAYPLIVAVLPDVPEEHRRILESQGCIVREIEPVYPPENQTQFAMAYYVINYSKLRIWEFVEYGKMIYLDGDIQVYDNIDHLFDLPDGHFYAVMDCFCEKTWSHTPQYKIGYCQQCPDKVKWPAEMGQPPSLYFNAGMFVFEPSISTYHDLLKTLKVTPPTPFAEQDFLNMYFKDIYKPIPLVYNLVLAMLWRHPENVELDRVKVVHYCAAGSKPWRYTGKEENMQREDIKMLVEKWWGIYNDESLDYMKSVADGIDAEPVNLQSFIAALSEAGAVQYVTAPSAA